The following is a genomic window from Devosia neptuniae.
ACAAGCAGCGTCAGCTGATCGACACGCCTGAAGTGCGTGGCATGATCAACAAGGTGCCGCATCTCGTCCGTATCATCGGCGAGTGAGAGAGAAGGTCCCTCAAATGACCCGTTTGAATGAACTTCGCGACAATCCCGGTGCCAACAAGGTCCGTCTGCGCATTGGTCGCGGTATCGGTTCCGGTAAGGGCAAGACCGGTGGTCGTGGCGGCAAAGGCCAGACTGCACGTTCCGGCGTTGCGATCAACGGCTTCGAAGGCGGCCAGATGCCCCTTCACATGCGTATGCCAAAGCGTGGCTTCAATGCGCTCAATCCAGGCAACTGGAACGAGGTCCGCATCGATCGCCTGCAGGCCTATATCGACGCTGGCAAGCTCGACCCCAAGGCGGTGATCGATGCTGCGGCGCTGATCGCTGCCCGCGTGATCCGTCGTCCCAAGGACGGCGTGCGGCTGATCGGCTCTGAGGGCTTCACCTCCAAGAAGGTGACCTTCAACGTCAATTATGCGACCAAGGGCGCACTGGCAGCTATTGAATCTGCTGGCGGCAAGGTCGATATCATCCCGGCAAAGGCGCCGTGGAAGAAGACCCCATACGCCGGTTAATTTCGGCTTGGCGCACCCGGCCATTGGTCGGGTGCGCCTTTTTTGGTTTGTTGCGCTAGGGCTGCAGCCGGGTCTGCGTCCGACCCGCTCCGAGCGCGCCTGGCCTTGAAGCCATAGGGAGCGATACATGGCGTCCGCAGCCGAACAGCTGGCACGTAATCTCAATTTTTCGACCTTCTCGAAGGCGAAAGCCCTGCAGCAGCGCATCTGGTTCACACTGGGCGCGCTGCTTGTCTATCGACTGGGCACTTTCATTCCGGTTCCGGGCATTGACCCCGATGCATTCCGCGCGACGTTCGAACAGTCGCAGCAGGGCATCATTGGCATGTTCAACATGTTTGCCGGTGGCGCCGTCGAGCGCATGGCAATCTTTGCGCTGAACCTGATCCCCTACATCACCGCCTCGATCGTGGTGCAGGTCATTGCGACCGCGTCGCCGCGTCTGGAAGCTCTCAAGAAAGAGGGCGAGGCCGGCCGTCGCAAGATGAACCAGTATACCCGGTATCTGGCGGTCGTATTCTGCGCCGTGCAGGCCTATGGCATTGCCGTGGGCCTGGAAGCGAGCCAGGGCGTCGTGCTCAATCCGGGCTGGTTCTTCCGCATTTCGACCGTCATCACGCTGGTCGGCGGCACCATGTTCCTGATGTGGCTGGGTGAACAGATCACCTCGCGCGGCGTCGGCAATGGTATTTCGCTGATCATCTTTGCCGGTATCGTGGCCAATCTGCCCACCACCATCGTGCAGACCCTCGAGCTGAGCCGTACTGGCGCGCTGCCGCCGCTGGCGGCCTTCGGCATCGTGGTGCTGTCCATCGTGGTCATCGCCGGCATCGTGTTCTTCGAACGCGCCCAGCGCCGCTTGCTGATCCAGTATCCAAAGCGCCAGGTCGGCAACAAGATGTTCCAGGGCGAAAGCTCGCATCTGCCGCTCAAGCTGAATACGTCGGGTGTTATCCCGGTGATTTTCGGCTCGTCCCTGCTGCTGCTGCCGGCCACCATTGCGTCCTTTGCGGCGCAGGGGAACGCTCCGGTCTGGCTGCAGACGGTGACGGCTCTGCTGGGCCGCGGCCAGCCGCTTTATCTGGCGCTGTTTGCCTTCTTCATCATCTTCTTCGCCTTCTTCTATACCGCGATCGTGTTCAATCCGACCGAGACGGCTGATAACCTCAAGCGCTCCGGCGGCTTCATTCCGGGCATTCGTCCGGGCGAACGCACGGCCGCACATATCGACTATGTGTTGACCCGTATCACTGTTATCGGTGCGCTCTATCTTACGGTGGTGGCACTGATTCCCGAGATCATCCACAACCAGCTGGCGGTCAGCCAGTTCATCGGTGGCACCTCGCTGCTGATCATGGTGACGGTGACGCTCGATACGGTCAGTCAGATCCAGAGCCACCTGATCGCGCAGCAATATGAGGGGCTCGTGAAGAAGTCCCGTCTAGGGGGAGGTAAGCGTCGATGAGGCTAATTCTGCTCGGACCGCCGGGAGCGGGGAAGGGTACTCAGGCCAAGATTCTTGTCGAGGCCTATGGTATTCCCCAGCTCTCGACCGGCGATATCCTGCGCTCGGCCATTGCGGCCAAGACCCCGCTGGGTCTCGAAGCCAAGGCCATCGTCGATCGTGGGGATCTGGTCAGTGACGCCATCGTCAACGGTATCGTCTCCGAACGGCTCGACGCCGAGGATTGCAAGCCTGGCTTCATCCTCGATGGCTTTCCGCGCACCATTGCGCAGGCCGAGGCGCTTGACCAGATGCTGATCGACAAGGGCGTCAAGCTCGACGCCGTGGTCGAGATCAAGGCCGATGCCGATGAATTGGTGCGCCGGGTGGTCCAGCGCAGCAAGGAAAGCGGCGGCGCTCGTGCCGACGATAATGAGGAAGTGCTGCGCAAGCGCCTCGATATCTATAAGGAGCAGACCGCTCCGCTCGTCGCTTACTACAGCGACAAGGGTCTGCTCAAAGCAGTCGACGGCATGGAGCCGGTCGAAAAAGTCACGGCTTCGATCAAGTCTGCGATCGAAGGCTGAGAACAGGGCAGGGGTTTGGCAGTTGACTCTGCCGAATCTAGTCCTTAAAGAACCGCGTCAGTCTCATGGATTATTGGGCTGGATTCGGTTCTCCAGGTGTTGGGGGTCGAAATCCGGTCCCTTGTTGTTTAACGGCACGGCCCCCTGATGGTAACCCGTGTTGAATGAAGGAGAGCAGACGTGGCTCGTATTGCTGGCGTCAATATCCCGACCAATAAGCGCGTGATCATCGCGTTGCAGTATATCCACGGGATTGGCGAAAAGTTCGCCAAGGATATCACTGAAAAGGCAAACATTCCTGCCGAGCGCCGTGTCAACGAGTTGACCGATGCTGAAGTGATTTTGATCCGTGAAGCTATCGACCGCGACTACGTCGTGGAAGGTGATCTTCGCCGCAATGTGGCGATGAACATCAAGCGGTTGATGGATCTGGGCAACTACCGTGGCTTGCGCCACCGTCGTGGCCTGCCGGTGCGCGGTCAGCGTACCCACACCAATGCCCGCACTCGCAAGGGTCCGGCAAAGCCGATCGCTGGCAAGAAGAAGTAAGAACCCGTCTCGGGTTCTTCGATGTAGCTGCTGGGGCCAAAGGGCTGACGGCAGCGCTGATATCGTTCAGAGGAATTAAATGGCTAAGACTGAAACGACGCGCGTCAAGCGCAAGGAACGCAAGAATATCACTTCGGGCGTTGCCCACGTGAATGCTTCGTTCAACAATACCATGATCACCATTGCCGATATGCAGGGCAACACGATTTCGTGGTCCTCCTCGGGTGTCATGGGCTTCAAGGGCTCGCGTAAGTCGACCCCCTATGCGGCTCAGGTCGCTGCTGAAGATGCTGCCAAGAAGGCGCAGGAACACGGCATGAAGACCCTTGAGGTCGAAGTGCGCGGTCCTGGTTCGGGCCGTGAATCGGCTCTGCGCGCGCTGCAGGCTGCCGGCTTCAACGTCACCTCGATCCGTGACGTGACCTCGATCCCGCACAATGGCTGCCGTCCTCGCAAGCGGCGCCGCGTCTAATCTAGAGCGATTGAAGAGCTCCCGGCCGATTGAATGGGCCGGGAGTCTTATTGCGTTTGCGGCGGAGCGGCTCGGGCTGGAGCCGCGATTTTGAAAGGACATTACCGTGACGATCCAGAGGAACTGGCAAGAACTGATCAAGCCGACCAAGCTGGAGATTGTTTCGGGCAGCGACAACGCGCGCGTGGCTTCGGTAGTTGCCGAGCCGCTTGAGCGCGGTTACGGGCTTACCCTGGGTAACGCTCTTCGTCGTGTGCTGCTGTCGTCGCTTCAGGGCGCGGCAGTTACCGCAATCCAGATTGACGGCATCCTGCATGAATTCTCCTCGCTTCCGGGCGTGCGTGAAGACATGACCGACCTGGTCCTCAACGTGAAGGAAATCGCGTTGAAGATGGGTGGCGAAGGCCCCAAGCGCCTTGGCCTGACCAAGCAGGGTCCGGGTGCCGTGACCGCTGGTGACATCAAGGTCACCGGCGACATTGAAGTGCTGAACCCCGAGCTGGTGATCTGCCATCTCGACGACGGCGCCGAAATCAACATCGAGTTCACCGTCGATACCGGCAAGGGTTACGTTGCCGCCGACAAGAACCGTCCGGAAGATGCACCGATCGGCTATATCCCGGTCGATGCGCTGTTCTCCCCGGTTCGCCGCGTCAGCTACAAGGTCGATGCCACCCGTGCGGGTGAAAGCCTCGACAAGGACAAGCTGACCCTGCAGGTCGAAACCAATGGCGCCGTGTCGCCGGAAGATGCCGTGGCTTATGCTGCGCGTATCCTCCAGGACCAGCTGTCGGTGTTCGTGAACTTCGAAGAGCCCAGCAAGGAAAAGGCACAGGATGCCGTTCCCGAACTGGCCTTCAACCCGGCGCTGCTCAAGAAGGTCGACGAACTCGAGCTTTCGGTGCGTTCGGCCAACTGCCTCAAGAACGACAACATCGTTTATATCGGCGATCTGATCCAGAAGACGGAAGCCGAGATGCTGCGGACCCCGAATTTCGGCCGCAAGTCGCTCAACGAAATCAAGGAGGTCCTGGCACAGATGGGGCTTCATCTCGGAATGGACGTCAACAACTGGCCACCCGAGAATATCGATGACCTCGCCAAGCGCTACGAAGATCACTATTGATCCCGCGCTGCCAAGCACTTTAGGAGACCAAGATGCGCCACGGTAATTCCGGCCGCAAGCTCAACCGAACCGCCAGCCACCGTAAGGCTATGTTCGCCAATATGTCCGCCGCGCTGATCAAGCACGAGCAGATCGTTACCACCCTGCCCAAGGCGAAGGACCTGCGTCCGATCGTCGAGAAGCTGATTACCCTTGGCAAGCGCGGCGACCTGCACGCTCGCCGTCAGGCGATCGCTCAGATGCGCGATGAGGGCCAGGTTCAGAAGCTGTTCGCAGTTCTGGGCCCGCGCTACAAGGACCGTCAGGGCGGCTATATCCGCATCATGAAGGCCGGCTTCCGCTATGGCGACAATGCGCCGATGGCTGTGATCGAGTTCGTCGATCGCGACGTCAATGCCAAGGGCCTCGATAGCGGCCCGGTGCAGGTGCGTGACGAAGACGAGTCCGAAGCCGCGTAAGCGATATTCGGTTCAAGATTTAAGGCGGTCCGCGTTTGAGTACGCGGGCCGCCTTTTTGTTTGTTCAGATCGCTCGAACTTCGGCGAGCCGCTCGACGGAATGGTCGTCCTTCCAGCAGACCGCTGCCTCCCATGCCGCCGAGGCTTGCGCGGCGATGTCATGCGCCGCGTCATCAAAGCCGGCAGCATTGTAGGGCAGGGCCAGATCGAGCTCCGGGACATCGACATGGGCTTCGTCCCAATCGATCAGCGCAATCGCATCCGCAGTCATGCGAATATTGCTGGGATTGGTGGGATTGCCATGCACCACGCAGCTCTGCCGCCCGGCCAGCCGCGCCCAAGCCGCCCGGCAGCGCGCCACGGCTTCACCCGGCATCGCGGTCAGGTCGATCCTTGTTCCCGTATCGGCATGCAACAGGTCAGTTGAAGATCGCCACCCCGGCCGCTGCGGCCAGTCCTGCGTCAGGTCATGCAATTGCCGGAGCGTGTCGGCCACCCGCCGCCAATCCGCCTCGGTCTCGGGCGGCCCGCCCGCCATATATTGCATCACCACCAGGCCATCAACGAACAGCCTGCCATCCATGGTCGGGATCGGCACTGGTACAGTCATACCCGAACGGTCCAGATGCTGGAGCAGGCCGGACTCCCATGCCAGATCCGCATCGCTCCGCATACCCAGCCGAGCGACCGCAAGCTGCCCGTCGATGCGCACGCTCCACACGTCATTGGAGGAGCCACCGGCCAGCCGCTCGATGCGCTCCGCGTTGGCACCCCATTGCCCAAGTGCGTCCCATCCCATGGTCAGGAGACCGCGCCCCAAAACAGCGCCACGCCCAGACCCATGCAGAGGAGCCCGACCAAAAGCATGGCGAGCCGACGGCGGCGCGGCGACTTCATCATCACTCCCAGCATGGTCCTCTCCTCCACTTCGCACCCAGTTTAGGCCCGAATGGCGTGATGGGGCAATCGCGGCGGTCGATGCTAACAGTCCGCTAGCCTCTGGCACCCAAATGTCACGTCAACGCTAACAGTCCGCTCACAGATTCCACGCCCGTCCGAGCGCTTTCACCTCGCGGAGCGACGAACAGAAAACCAGCGGCAAACCCGTTTGTCTCGCAAACCCATGATAGCGCCCGACGCTGTTCCGCGTCTTCCAGATCCAGTTGATCATTTCCCATTTGACGCTGTCGCGATTGCCCGGAAGATGGCCGGCCCGCTGCTTTTCCAGCAGCGTCCGCCGGAAATACCGGCTAAAGCGACGCAGGTAATGGTCGTCCACGACGATAATTCCGGTAGCCCGGGCAAAGCGCTGCGGCATGAGCACGGAGTAATTGCCCTCCATCACCCAGCCCGGCTCAAGGATCGCCGCGTCGTGCAGGGCGTGGAATTCGTCGTCGGGCCGCACCTGCCAATCGGTGTTGGGCAAGTGGCGCAATTGATCGAGATGAATGGCGGGAATATCGAGCTTCTTGCCGATGGCGACGGCCAGCGTCGACTTGCCGGCATTGGTCGGCCCCATGATGACGATGCGGCGGCCGAGGGCTTCAAGTGGTTGAAAGGTCTGCATTTTCAGTTCCGATATATGGTTTGATGGGATCGGGGTGGAAAAGCGAAGAAGGGCAGGCGGCATCCTTTATTGGAGAGACAAAAATCCCCGCCGTAGCGGGGATTAGTAGTTGATTACGAGCTGGCGCCAGGCCTATTCGGGCTGCACATCCTTGCCGGTATAGACTTCATCGACCCAGAACTGGTCGCGGCGATCGAAGCCGTTGAACGGGGTCAGCGAGGCCTGGGTATAGGCACCCATTAGGCCGAACTCGATCCAGTCGTCTTCATCGATATCGGCCGGCAGGGTGAACACCTGGGGCAGCACGTCATAGCTGTCACAAGTGGGGCCCCAGATGGTGAATTCGGAGAATTCGGCATCATTGTCATGCACCCGCGCACCGCGCCACACCCGCACCGGCGGGGTGAAATGCATGAACTTGACTTCCATCAGGCTGCCATAGGCGCCGTCATTGACGTAGACCGACTGGCCGCCGCGCTGATGCTTGACGCGCAGCAGCAGCGAGGTCGACGACGTCACCAGCGCACGGCCCGGCTCGATGATCAGCTCGGGCTTGTTCTTGTCGCCGAAATGATCGCTGACCGCGGTCGAGATGGTCTCGAAATAATAGTCCATCGGCGGCGCTTCGCTGGTCGGGTAGGGGGCCGGATAGCCGCCGCCGATATTGAGGCGCTTGAGCTGGATATTGGATTCCTCGACGATGCGGGACGCCGCTGCGATGTGGCGCTCATAGGCATAGGCGTCTTCGCACTGGCTGCCGACATGGAAGCACAGGCTGGGCGTATAGCCCATCTGGTCGACCATGGTGACGATTTCGGCCGCGCCCTGTTCCATGACGCCGAATTTGATGCCGAAGTCGTAGGATTTCAGCGCCTTGCCGGCCTTGAAGCGGGTGGTCACTTCGACATCGCGCGACGGCGAAACTACCGAGGCCAGCTGGTCGAGCTGCTGGGGATGGTCGATGGTGAAGGAGCGAACGCCGAACTCTTCATAGGCGCGAGCGATCTCGCGCTTGTTCTTGATCGGGTTGTTGTAATGCATCACCGCGCCCGGCGCATGATCGCGCACCAGTTCCATTTCGGTGTTGGAGGCGACGTCGAACGCCTTCAAACCTTCGCGATGGAGCTGGGCGATGATGTGCGGGGAGGGATTGCACTTGACCGCATAGGTCAGCAGCCCGTCAAAGCCCTTCTTGAACACCTTTGTGGCCTTGTGCAGCTCGCGCTCGGAAAACAGGAAAGCCGGGAAATCCGGGGCTTCCGCCGCGATCAGCGCGGAGGTATTCGGGTAAACCTGCTTCGGCTCAGTGGTCATGGACGACTTGCCTTTCGGGGCTGGAGAAATGCGGAAAACGAGCGCTGCATATAGGGCCGTGTGCCCCCTCACGCAAACGTTTATTTGGCCTCCAATTGCGACGGGGGCGTGACGCCTTTTTCGTGACAGAATCCGGGCGTTTGCCTTGCCCCGCGCGGATGCCACATCAGGGCAGAAGCGGTGACCGGAGGTTGGTTCGATGTCGATGCGCTCGTGGATTATGGCTGGTTGTGCCGTGGCGGTTCTAGCGGTTGGAGGCACACTGGCCTTCTCGCCCTGGAATGCGCCCAGCCTGGCCCAGGCAACGGCGCCAGCGCCCGTGCCGCCCGCTGCCGTAGCTCCAAGCGTGGAAGTGCCGCGCAGCGATGCCGAGATCAAGCTGAGCTTCTCCCCGGTGGTCAAGGCCGCCTCGCCCTCAGTGGTCAATGTCTATGCCACCCGCATCGAGCAGCAGACGGTGTCGCCTTTTGCCAATGACCCGTTCTTCTCCCGGTTCTTCGGACGCAACCAGTTCCAGAGCCGGCCACGCGAGTCCCAATCGCTGGGCTCGGGGGTGATCGTTGATGCGGGCGGCGTCATCCTCACCAATCGCCACGTCATCGAAGGCGCGACCGATGTGCGCATCGCCCTTTCGGACGGGCGCGAATTCGCCGTCGATATCGTCATCGAGGATGCGCAGACGGACCTTGCCGTACTGCGCGTGCGCCAGCCCGGCGATGCGGTCTTCCCCGCCATCGTCTTTGCCGATTCCGACTCCCTCGAAGTGGGCGATCTGGTGCTGGCCATCGGCAATCCGTTCGGCGTCGGCCAGACGGTGACCAGCGGTATCGTCTCCGCCCTGGCCCGCACCGGGGTGGAAAGCTCGGATTATGAGTTCTTCATCCAGACCGATGCGGCGATCAATCCCGGCAATTCGGGCGGTGCCCTGGTCGATCTCGATGGGCATCTGGTCGGCATCAATACCGCCATTTATTCGCAGACCGGTGGCTCGGTCGGCATCGGCTTTGCCATTCCGGCCAACATGGCCAAGATGGTGGCGCAGGCCGGCGTCAGCGGCGGCCAGATCGTGCGGCCCTGGTTCGGCGCCAAGATGCAGGCGGTCAATTCCGATATTGCCCAGAGCCTTGGCATGCCGGCGCCGCATGGTGCGCTGATCACCGAAGTCGCCCCCGGCGGCCCGGCAGAACGCGCCGGCTTTGCCTCGGGTGATGTGATCCTGAGCGTCGATGGCATGGCGGTCGATGACCCCAGCGCCTTCAACTTCCGCCTCGCCACCAAGCCCATCGGGCAGATGACCGCGCTCGAGCGCGTCCGTGCCGGGCAGAGCGACACTGTCAATTTCACCATCGAAGCCGCGCCGGTGGCCGCAGGCGACATGGTCGCCACCATCACCGGATCGTCGCGCTTCACGGGCACCAGCGTGCGCCAGATCGATGCCGCGCTCGCCGAAATGAAGGGGCTGCCCTATGACGCCAAGGGCGTGATCGTGACGGCAATTGAGCCCGGTTCGCCCGCCGAGCAGATGGGGCTCAAGGCGGACGATGTGATCCTCTCGCTCAATGACGTGCCGATGGATACTGCCGCCGCATTCTCGCAGACGGCGAGCCAGCGCGCCCGCACCTGGCAGATTATCCTGCAGCGCGACGGCCGCGTGACGCGCTCGATTGTCAGCGGCTAATCGAGGCTGATTTCAGGCACATCCATCTGCGCCAGGGCGTTGATCGCGCTTTGGCGCCGGTCCTTGAGGCCGGTGAGCAGAGCCTTGGCGCCGTCCTCGCCATAACCGCGCCGGCTGATGGCATAGAGCACCAGCCCATCCTCGAGCGGGGCGTAGCGATAGGCATTCCATTCGACGATCATGGTGCCGCTGCTGGAGTCGCTGAGCAGGAAATCGAGGATGATTTCGCCGGTCTGTTCGTTGCGGAGCACGTCGTAATTGACCACCGGATCGCTGCCCTTACGCTCACTAAGGCCCTTTATCATAACGGCCGCCGCTGCTTCGGGCGTGGTGCCATTGGTCAGCACGTCGATCGTGAACATGTCTTCGAATTGCTCGACAGTCTGGCCGGCCGGTACATATTCCTGCTTGAAGTAGGTTTCTTCTGGGTGGCTCGTCCAGGCGAGGGCAAATTCGACATCCTCGAAGACAATCGGCCCCGGCGCGCCAATGGCGTCGGTCTGGGCGCTCGCCGGCAGCGCCATGGCGGCGAGGAGCAGGAATGCGGTGACGAAGCGATGCATGAAACGTCCTCGAAATTGTGGTCGCGCATTAATGCTGACAAACGCCAGCTTGGCAATTCGCCGGTTTGTCTTGCTCGCGCCGCCGCCCTATCTTACGCAGAGCCCTCCACAGAGATTGTTTAGGCATGGCTGACCTTTTCGCCGCAGACCCCAGTGAAACCGACCGCGCGCGCCCGCTCGCCGATCAATTGCGGCCGCGCTCGCTCGATGAGGTGATCGGCCAGAGCCATCTGCTTGGGCCGGAAGGCACGCTGCGCCGCATGATTGCCTCCGGCCGGCTGGGTTCGCTGATCCTGTGGGGGCCGCCGGGCACTGGCAAGACCACGGTGGCGCGGCTCTTGGCCGACCAGATCGGCTATACGTTCGAGCAGATTTCGGCGGTGTTCTCGGGCGTTGCCGACCTCAAGAAGGTGTTCGAGAAAGCCCGCTTCGAGCGGCTGTCCGGCCATCGGACGCTGCTGTTTGTCGACGAAATCCACCGCTTCAACCGGGCACAGCAGGATGGTTTCCTGCCCGTGATGGAAGACGGCAC
Proteins encoded in this region:
- the rpsM gene encoding 30S ribosomal protein S13, encoding MARIAGVNIPTNKRVIIALQYIHGIGEKFAKDITEKANIPAERRVNELTDAEVILIREAIDRDYVVEGDLRRNVAMNIKRLMDLGNYRGLRHRRGLPVRGQRTHTNARTRKGPAKPIAGKKK
- a CDS encoding adenylate kinase, which produces MRLILLGPPGAGKGTQAKILVEAYGIPQLSTGDILRSAIAAKTPLGLEAKAIVDRGDLVSDAIVNGIVSERLDAEDCKPGFILDGFPRTIAQAEALDQMLIDKGVKLDAVVEIKADADELVRRVVQRSKESGGARADDNEEVLRKRLDIYKEQTAPLVAYYSDKGLLKAVDGMEPVEKVTASIKSAIEG
- the rpsK gene encoding 30S ribosomal protein S11; translation: MAKTETTRVKRKERKNITSGVAHVNASFNNTMITIADMQGNTISWSSSGVMGFKGSRKSTPYAAQVAAEDAAKKAQEHGMKTLEVEVRGPGSGRESALRALQAAGFNVTSIRDVTSIPHNGCRPRKRRRV
- the rplO gene encoding 50S ribosomal protein L15, with translation MTRLNELRDNPGANKVRLRIGRGIGSGKGKTGGRGGKGQTARSGVAINGFEGGQMPLHMRMPKRGFNALNPGNWNEVRIDRLQAYIDAGKLDPKAVIDAAALIAARVIRRPKDGVRLIGSEGFTSKKVTFNVNYATKGALAAIESAGGKVDIIPAKAPWKKTPYAG
- a CDS encoding type III PLP-dependent enzyme domain-containing protein, whose amino-acid sequence is MTTEPKQVYPNTSALIAAEAPDFPAFLFSERELHKATKVFKKGFDGLLTYAVKCNPSPHIIAQLHREGLKAFDVASNTEMELVRDHAPGAVMHYNNPIKNKREIARAYEEFGVRSFTIDHPQQLDQLASVVSPSRDVEVTTRFKAGKALKSYDFGIKFGVMEQGAAEIVTMVDQMGYTPSLCFHVGSQCEDAYAYERHIAAASRIVEESNIQLKRLNIGGGYPAPYPTSEAPPMDYYFETISTAVSDHFGDKNKPELIIEPGRALVTSSTSLLLRVKHQRGGQSVYVNDGAYGSLMEVKFMHFTPPVRVWRGARVHDNDAEFSEFTIWGPTCDSYDVLPQVFTLPADIDEDDWIEFGLMGAYTQASLTPFNGFDRRDQFWVDEVYTGKDVQPE
- the rplQ gene encoding 50S ribosomal protein L17 → MRHGNSGRKLNRTASHRKAMFANMSAALIKHEQIVTTLPKAKDLRPIVEKLITLGKRGDLHARRQAIAQMRDEGQVQKLFAVLGPRYKDRQGGYIRIMKAGFRYGDNAPMAVIEFVDRDVNAKGLDSGPVQVRDEDESEAA
- a CDS encoding phosphotransferase enzyme family protein, whose translation is MGWDALGQWGANAERIERLAGGSSNDVWSVRIDGQLAVARLGMRSDADLAWESGLLQHLDRSGMTVPVPIPTMDGRLFVDGLVVMQYMAGGPPETEADWRRVADTLRQLHDLTQDWPQRPGWRSSTDLLHADTGTRIDLTAMPGEAVARCRAAWARLAGRQSCVVHGNPTNPSNIRMTADAIALIDWDEAHVDVPELDLALPYNAAGFDDAAHDIAAQASAAWEAAVCWKDDHSVERLAEVRAI
- a CDS encoding P-loop NTPase family protein, which encodes MQTFQPLEALGRRIVIMGPTNAGKSTLAVAIGKKLDIPAIHLDQLRHLPNTDWQVRPDDEFHALHDAAILEPGWVMEGNYSVLMPQRFARATGIIVVDDHYLRRFSRYFRRTLLEKQRAGHLPGNRDSVKWEMINWIWKTRNSVGRYHGFARQTGLPLVFCSSLREVKALGRAWNL
- a CDS encoding DNA-directed RNA polymerase subunit alpha, which translates into the protein MTVTIQRNWQELIKPTKLEIVSGSDNARVASVVAEPLERGYGLTLGNALRRVLLSSLQGAAVTAIQIDGILHEFSSLPGVREDMTDLVLNVKEIALKMGGEGPKRLGLTKQGPGAVTAGDIKVTGDIEVLNPELVICHLDDGAEINIEFTVDTGKGYVAADKNRPEDAPIGYIPVDALFSPVRRVSYKVDATRAGESLDKDKLTLQVETNGAVSPEDAVAYAARILQDQLSVFVNFEEPSKEKAQDAVPELAFNPALLKKVDELELSVRSANCLKNDNIVYIGDLIQKTEAEMLRTPNFGRKSLNEIKEVLAQMGLHLGMDVNNWPPENIDDLAKRYEDHY
- a CDS encoding DegQ family serine endoprotease yields the protein MSMRSWIMAGCAVAVLAVGGTLAFSPWNAPSLAQATAPAPVPPAAVAPSVEVPRSDAEIKLSFSPVVKAASPSVVNVYATRIEQQTVSPFANDPFFSRFFGRNQFQSRPRESQSLGSGVIVDAGGVILTNRHVIEGATDVRIALSDGREFAVDIVIEDAQTDLAVLRVRQPGDAVFPAIVFADSDSLEVGDLVLAIGNPFGVGQTVTSGIVSALARTGVESSDYEFFIQTDAAINPGNSGGALVDLDGHLVGINTAIYSQTGGSVGIGFAIPANMAKMVAQAGVSGGQIVRPWFGAKMQAVNSDIAQSLGMPAPHGALITEVAPGGPAERAGFASGDVILSVDGMAVDDPSAFNFRLATKPIGQMTALERVRAGQSDTVNFTIEAAPVAAGDMVATITGSSRFTGTSVRQIDAALAEMKGLPYDAKGVIVTAIEPGSPAEQMGLKADDVILSLNDVPMDTAAAFSQTASQRARTWQIILQRDGRVTRSIVSG
- the secY gene encoding preprotein translocase subunit SecY, which gives rise to MASAAEQLARNLNFSTFSKAKALQQRIWFTLGALLVYRLGTFIPVPGIDPDAFRATFEQSQQGIIGMFNMFAGGAVERMAIFALNLIPYITASIVVQVIATASPRLEALKKEGEAGRRKMNQYTRYLAVVFCAVQAYGIAVGLEASQGVVLNPGWFFRISTVITLVGGTMFLMWLGEQITSRGVGNGISLIIFAGIVANLPTTIVQTLELSRTGALPPLAAFGIVVLSIVVIAGIVFFERAQRRLLIQYPKRQVGNKMFQGESSHLPLKLNTSGVIPVIFGSSLLLLPATIASFAAQGNAPVWLQTVTALLGRGQPLYLALFAFFIIFFAFFYTAIVFNPTETADNLKRSGGFIPGIRPGERTAAHIDYVLTRITVIGALYLTVVALIPEIIHNQLAVSQFIGGTSLLIMVTVTLDTVSQIQSHLIAQQYEGLVKKSRLGGGKRR